The following are encoded in a window of Conger conger chromosome 19, fConCon1.1, whole genome shotgun sequence genomic DNA:
- the LOC133118767 gene encoding uncharacterized protein LOC133118767 isoform X3 produces MARPAALEGASCHRISKGITYYYREPETDVDVGPGAGPRPAAARPLLLLFPWLGARPRALSKYFQAYSQTGCDMLTVETDVSMFLWPRWGLDYGARVLEVLQSERFSARPLLVHSFSIGGYTFTQLLVHLSRDPRRHRCLVERIRGHVYDSLVVGTVERMAASEGLQNKTFFGLGKNLFPRWEFLVRWMVMLYFRIFKRYTVDHFAAAIDVFWNSPVAAPALFFFCENDSMCDHEQLETLVEHWRKRGMAVQSRKWAESTHAGHLRRHPEDYRSALDTFLLSLTPLKAKM; encoded by the exons ATGGCCAGGCCGGCAGCTCTGGAGGGGGCCAGCTGTCACCGGATCAGCAAGGGAATCACGTACTACTACAGAGAGCCGGAGACGGACGTGGACGTTGGCCCGGGCGCGGGCCCCCGCCCAGCTGCGGCCAGACCCCTCCTGCTCCTGTTCCCCTGGCTGGGGGCCCGGCCCCGCGCCCTGTCCAAGTACTTCCAGGCGTACTCCCAAACGGGCTGCGACATGCTGACCGTGGAGACGGACGTCAGCATGTTCCTGTGGCCCCGCTGGGGCCTGGACTACGGGGCCCGGGTGCTGGAGGTGCTGCAGAGCGAGCGGTTCTCCGCGCGGCCCCTGCTGGTGCACTCCTTCTCCATCGGGGGCTACACCTTCACCCAGCTGCTGGTGCACCTGTCCCGGGACCCCCGGAGGCACCGCTGCCTCGTCGAGCGGATCCGGGGACACGTCTACGACAGTCTGGTGGTGGGGACCGTGGAAAGGATGGCAGCGAGTGAGGGGttacaaaacaaaaccttttttg GCTTGGGCAAGAACCTCTTCCCCCGGTGGGAGTTTCTGGTGCGATGGATGGTCATGCTCTACTTCCGGATCTTCAAGAGGTACACCGTGGACCACTTTGCCGCGGCGATCGACGTCTTCTGGAACAGCCCCGTCGCGGCCCCGGCCCTGTTCTTCTTCTGCGAGAACGACAGCATGTGCGACCACGAGCAGCTGGAGACCCTCGTCGAGCACTGGAGAAAGCGGGGCATGGCTGTGCAGAGCCGGAAGTGGGCGGAGTCCACGCACGCCGGGCACCTGCGCCGCCACCCGGAGGACTACCGGTCCGCACTGGACaccttcctgctctctctcactcccctgaAAGCGAAGATGTGA
- the LOC133118767 gene encoding uncharacterized protein LOC133118767 isoform X2, which produces MRSGTKRSIQGQMGTVGSTPAARMARPAALEGASCHRISKGITYYYREPETDVDVGPGAGPRPAAARPLLLLFPWLGARPRALSKYFQAYSQTGCDMLTVETDVSMFLWPRWGLDYGARVLEVLQSERFSARPLLVHSFSIGGYTFTQLLVHLSRDPRRHRCLVERIRGHVYDSLVVGTVERMAASLGKNLFPRWEFLVRWMVMLYFRIFKRYTVDHFAAAIDVFWNSPVAAPALFFFCENDSMCDHEQLETLVEHWRKRGMAVQSRKWAESTHAGHLRRHPEDYRSALDTFLLSLTPLKAKM; this is translated from the exons ATGAGAAGCGGAACTAAACGCAGCATCCAAGGGCAAATGGGGACAGTTGGAAG CACCCCGGCCGCGAGAATGGCCAGGCCGGCAGCTCTGGAGGGGGCCAGCTGTCACCGGATCAGCAAGGGAATCACGTACTACTACAGAGAGCCGGAGACGGACGTGGACGTTGGCCCGGGCGCGGGCCCCCGCCCAGCTGCGGCCAGACCCCTCCTGCTCCTGTTCCCCTGGCTGGGGGCCCGGCCCCGCGCCCTGTCCAAGTACTTCCAGGCGTACTCCCAAACGGGCTGCGACATGCTGACCGTGGAGACGGACGTCAGCATGTTCCTGTGGCCCCGCTGGGGCCTGGACTACGGGGCCCGGGTGCTGGAGGTGCTGCAGAGCGAGCGGTTCTCCGCGCGGCCCCTGCTGGTGCACTCCTTCTCCATCGGGGGCTACACCTTCACCCAGCTGCTGGTGCACCTGTCCCGGGACCCCCGGAGGCACCGCTGCCTCGTCGAGCGGATCCGGGGACACGTCTACGACAGTCTGGTGGTGGGGACCGTGGAAAGGATGGCAGCGA GCTTGGGCAAGAACCTCTTCCCCCGGTGGGAGTTTCTGGTGCGATGGATGGTCATGCTCTACTTCCGGATCTTCAAGAGGTACACCGTGGACCACTTTGCCGCGGCGATCGACGTCTTCTGGAACAGCCCCGTCGCGGCCCCGGCCCTGTTCTTCTTCTGCGAGAACGACAGCATGTGCGACCACGAGCAGCTGGAGACCCTCGTCGAGCACTGGAGAAAGCGGGGCATGGCTGTGCAGAGCCGGAAGTGGGCGGAGTCCACGCACGCCGGGCACCTGCGCCGCCACCCGGAGGACTACCGGTCCGCACTGGACaccttcctgctctctctcactcccctgaAAGCGAAGATGTGA
- the LOC133118767 gene encoding uncharacterized protein LOC133118767 isoform X1, translating to MRSGTKRSIQGQMGTVGSTPAARMARPAALEGASCHRISKGITYYYREPETDVDVGPGAGPRPAAARPLLLLFPWLGARPRALSKYFQAYSQTGCDMLTVETDVSMFLWPRWGLDYGARVLEVLQSERFSARPLLVHSFSIGGYTFTQLLVHLSRDPRRHRCLVERIRGHVYDSLVVGTVERMAASEGLQNKTFFGLGKNLFPRWEFLVRWMVMLYFRIFKRYTVDHFAAAIDVFWNSPVAAPALFFFCENDSMCDHEQLETLVEHWRKRGMAVQSRKWAESTHAGHLRRHPEDYRSALDTFLLSLTPLKAKM from the exons ATGAGAAGCGGAACTAAACGCAGCATCCAAGGGCAAATGGGGACAGTTGGAAG CACCCCGGCCGCGAGAATGGCCAGGCCGGCAGCTCTGGAGGGGGCCAGCTGTCACCGGATCAGCAAGGGAATCACGTACTACTACAGAGAGCCGGAGACGGACGTGGACGTTGGCCCGGGCGCGGGCCCCCGCCCAGCTGCGGCCAGACCCCTCCTGCTCCTGTTCCCCTGGCTGGGGGCCCGGCCCCGCGCCCTGTCCAAGTACTTCCAGGCGTACTCCCAAACGGGCTGCGACATGCTGACCGTGGAGACGGACGTCAGCATGTTCCTGTGGCCCCGCTGGGGCCTGGACTACGGGGCCCGGGTGCTGGAGGTGCTGCAGAGCGAGCGGTTCTCCGCGCGGCCCCTGCTGGTGCACTCCTTCTCCATCGGGGGCTACACCTTCACCCAGCTGCTGGTGCACCTGTCCCGGGACCCCCGGAGGCACCGCTGCCTCGTCGAGCGGATCCGGGGACACGTCTACGACAGTCTGGTGGTGGGGACCGTGGAAAGGATGGCAGCGAGTGAGGGGttacaaaacaaaaccttttttg GCTTGGGCAAGAACCTCTTCCCCCGGTGGGAGTTTCTGGTGCGATGGATGGTCATGCTCTACTTCCGGATCTTCAAGAGGTACACCGTGGACCACTTTGCCGCGGCGATCGACGTCTTCTGGAACAGCCCCGTCGCGGCCCCGGCCCTGTTCTTCTTCTGCGAGAACGACAGCATGTGCGACCACGAGCAGCTGGAGACCCTCGTCGAGCACTGGAGAAAGCGGGGCATGGCTGTGCAGAGCCGGAAGTGGGCGGAGTCCACGCACGCCGGGCACCTGCGCCGCCACCCGGAGGACTACCGGTCCGCACTGGACaccttcctgctctctctcactcccctgaAAGCGAAGATGTGA